From a single Glycine soja cultivar W05 chromosome 19, ASM419377v2, whole genome shotgun sequence genomic region:
- the LOC114399706 gene encoding uncharacterized protein LOC114399706 — protein sequence MGLSLPKLAPGADKKKHEELVPIIEEIYKEKVKNAKEFSEFYHAVCEIVEQLNEKLGNTQIKLPETKAIEKEYRKRRGDNDTDKKPLTKAEFQEIMQNLVKTSGFTGIGAKEAILCIFGVPLAALFIKQRVMPEAVRDEFFIPGVTSATVFTLAALNKI from the exons atgggCCTATCTCTGCCGAAACTTGCACCTG GTGCTGACAAAAAAAAGCACGAAGAACTTGTCCCAATTATAGAGGAAATCTATAAAGAGAAAGTCAAAAACGCCAAAGAATTTTCAGAATTCTACCATGCAGTATGCGAGATAGTCGA GCAACTCAATGAAAAGCTTGGAAACACGCAGATCAAACTCCCAGAGACAAAGGCTATTGAGAAGGAGTACAGG AAGCGTCGTGGAGATAATGACACTGACAAAAAGCCACTGACAAAAGCAGAATTCCAGGAGATCATGCAAAATTTGGTGAAGACATCAGGATTCACTGGTATAGGAGCAAAGGAAGCAATCTTGTGCATCTTTGGTGTTCCATTGGCTGCTCTGTTCATAAAGCAAAGAGTGATGCCTGAGGCAGTTCGTGATGAGTTCTTCATCCCAGGAGTAACTTCTGCAACGGTTTTCACCCTTGCTGCTCTTAACAAGATTTGA